GGGATAATAATTATTTAATTATTAAATTGGGAAAATATAAGATGTATTAGGAGAATAACATGGTTAAAAAAATTAAAATGCCAAGTAGCTTTACAATAATATTTTCTTTAATAGTGGTTATGACTATATTGACTTATGTACTTCCTGCTGGTGAATTTTCTAAGGAGATGAGAGAGGTTAATGGTAGTTTGAGAGAAGTTGTTGTAGCTGGAACTTATCATACGGTAGAAAGGGCTCCTCGGGGATTTTTGGATGGTATTATTACTGTTTTAACTTCAATGGCTAAAGGCATGGAGCATGCTGTCGAGGTTATTGTGTTTGTTTTAATTGTTGGTGGAGCTTATGGGATAATTTTAAAAACAGGTGCTATTGATGCAGGAATAGCAGCAGCAATTAAAAAACTGGGGAATAAGGATAAATTTCTTATACCATTGATGATGTTTATTTTCTCTATAGGTGGAACTACTACTGGGATGTGCGAGGAAACTCTTCCATTTTATCTTATTATGATTCCTTTGGTATTAGCCTTAGGCTATGATGGAATTGTAGCTGTTTCAATTATAGCATTGGGAGCAGGAGTCGGAACTATGGCTTCTACTGTTAACCCGTTCGCAACAGGTATTGCTTCAGCAATAGCTGGAATTGATTTAAGGGAAGGATTTTATTTCCGTATTATCCTATATGTAATATCTGTTTTGGTTGCAATAATATATGTTTTGATTTATGCCGTTCGTGTAAAGAATGATCCTAGAAAATCTCTAGTTTATTCACAAAGAGAAGAGCATTATAATTTTTTCATTAGAGATAGCGTAGGTAATGGTACAAGTATCCCTGAATTTACTAATGGACGTAAGATAGTTTTACTTTTATATGCGTTGATGATTTTGTTTTTAACTTATAGTATTATCCAGCTTGGCTGGTGGATGCAGGAAATGACGATGTTATATCTTGGCACTGCTATTATATCTGCGTTTATCTGTAAGATGAGCGAATCTCAGATGTGGAATGCGTTTGTAGAGGGTACTAAAGACATGATGACAGCTGCTCTTCTTATTGGAATAGCTAGAGGTGTTATGATCGTGGCTGATGATGGACTTATTACTGCTACAATTTTAAATGCTGCGGCTGAATTTTTATATGGACTACCAAAAGGGCTTTTTATCGTTTTAAACGAGATTGTTCAAGTATTGATAGGATTTATTGTCCCTTCATCATCTGGACATGCGAGTCTCACGATGTCAATAATGGCGCCTTTGTCTGACTTTTTAGAAATGCCTAGATCGTCTGTTGTTATTGCGATGCAGACAGGATCTGGACTTATTAATTTGGTAACACCTACAGGAGTTATAATGGCTGTGTTGGGAATTGCCCGAATAGGGTATGGAAGTTGGTTTAGGTTTGTCATGCCATTATTTATTATTGAGTTTGTGATTTGTGTTTTAGTTATAATGGCTAATGTTTAC
The sequence above is drawn from the Candidatus Borreliella tachyglossi genome and encodes:
- a CDS encoding YfcC family protein, whose protein sequence is MVKKIKMPSSFTIIFSLIVVMTILTYVLPAGEFSKEMREVNGSLREVVVAGTYHTVERAPRGFLDGIITVLTSMAKGMEHAVEVIVFVLIVGGAYGIILKTGAIDAGIAAAIKKLGNKDKFLIPLMMFIFSIGGTTTGMCEETLPFYLIMIPLVLALGYDGIVAVSIIALGAGVGTMASTVNPFATGIASAIAGIDLREGFYFRIILYVISVLVAIIYVLIYAVRVKNDPRKSLVYSQREEHYNFFIRDSVGNGTSIPEFTNGRKIVLLLYALMILFLTYSIIQLGWWMQEMTMLYLGTAIISAFICKMSESQMWNAFVEGTKDMMTAALLIGIARGVMIVADDGLITATILNAAAEFLYGLPKGLFIVLNEIVQVLIGFIVPSSSGHASLTMSIMAPLSDFLEMPRSSVVIAMQTGSGLINLVTPTGVIMAVLGIARIGYGSWFRFVMPLFIIEFVICVLVIMANVYLY